The Paracoccus liaowanqingii genome window below encodes:
- a CDS encoding tripartite tricarboxylate transporter TctB family protein produces the protein MPGPISATTPDWHDLAWGAVLALTGLAVAGYAALHYEFGTLRRMGPGFFPVVLGLGLAGLGLLIAIPARNRPGQVRPFAWAQAVGVIGSLLVFGLLLDRIGLMASTVLCVAISSAVAPRGGFLWRAVLTVAVTALVWLLFVAGLNLSIPVWPWSR, from the coding sequence TTGCCCGGCCCGATTTCCGCCACGACCCCTGACTGGCACGATCTGGCCTGGGGCGCGGTGCTGGCCCTGACGGGGCTGGCCGTGGCCGGCTATGCGGCGCTGCACTACGAGTTCGGCACCCTGCGCCGGATGGGGCCGGGCTTCTTTCCGGTCGTGCTGGGCCTGGGGCTGGCGGGGCTGGGCCTGCTGATCGCGATCCCGGCGCGCAACCGCCCCGGCCAGGTCCGGCCCTTTGCCTGGGCACAGGCGGTGGGCGTCATCGGGTCGCTCTTGGTCTTCGGCCTGCTGCTGGACCGGATCGGCCTGATGGCCAGCACGGTGCTGTGCGTGGCGATCTCCAGCGCGGTGGCGCCGCGGGGCGGCTTTCTGTGGCGGGCGGTGCTGACGGTGGCGGTGACCGCGCTGGTCTGGCTGCTGTTCGTCGCCGGGCTGAACCTGTCGATCCCCGTCTGGCCATGGAGCCGCTGA
- a CDS encoding tripartite tricarboxylate transporter permease, translated as MTTLDGLAQGLEVALQPSVLIYSLLGAVLGTLVGVLPGIGAMAAITLLLPITYYISSQAALVMLAAVYYGAQYGGAVASILLRLPGTPQAAVTTLDGYPMAQQGRAGVALFTAMISSFAGSMLGIVMLVVLAGWLGRLATSFGAAEYTAMMVMGLVAASTIGEGRPAKSLAMVVLGLILGCVGTDVNSGAQRFTFGQVQLMDGINLVALAMGLFGLAEVIGNIRKAERDGPPPRVSLRQLVPARDDVRRLFAPITRGTLLGGFFGALPGTGSTISSFLSYAMERRVARRPERFGKGAIEGIAGPEAANNSASITAFVPTLTLGIPGDPIMALMLGALVIHGIQPGPMMLEANPGMFWGLVVSFGIGNLFLLVLNLPLIGIWVAMLRIPFRWLYPAIIVFVCLGVYSVRGSTFDIVMVAGIGAIGYALSVAAFSPALLLLGFVLGPLIETNLRRAMLISRGDPMIFLERPVACGFVIATLALLALPLVGMIRARRAARA; from the coding sequence ATGACCACGCTGGACGGACTGGCCCAGGGGCTGGAGGTGGCGCTGCAGCCCTCGGTCCTGATCTACAGCCTGCTGGGCGCGGTGCTGGGCACGCTGGTGGGCGTGCTGCCGGGCATCGGCGCGATGGCGGCGATCACGCTGCTGCTGCCGATCACCTATTACATCTCGTCCCAAGCGGCGCTGGTCATGCTGGCGGCGGTCTATTACGGGGCGCAATACGGCGGGGCGGTGGCCTCGATCCTGCTGCGACTGCCGGGCACGCCGCAAGCGGCGGTGACGACGCTGGACGGCTATCCGATGGCCCAGCAGGGGCGGGCGGGGGTGGCGCTGTTCACGGCGATGATCTCGTCCTTCGCGGGCTCGATGCTGGGGATCGTGATGCTGGTCGTGCTGGCGGGCTGGCTGGGACGGCTGGCCACCAGCTTCGGGGCGGCGGAATACACGGCGATGATGGTCATGGGCCTGGTCGCGGCCTCGACCATCGGCGAGGGGCGCCCGGCGAAAAGCCTGGCCATGGTCGTCCTGGGCCTGATCTTGGGCTGCGTGGGCACGGACGTGAATTCCGGGGCGCAGCGCTTCACCTTCGGGCAGGTGCAACTGATGGACGGCATCAACCTGGTCGCGCTGGCGATGGGTCTCTTCGGGCTGGCCGAGGTGATCGGCAACATCCGCAAGGCCGAACGCGACGGCCCGCCGCCGCGCGTCAGCCTGCGCCAGCTGGTCCCCGCCCGCGACGACGTGCGCCGCCTGTTCGCGCCGATCACGCGCGGCACGCTGCTGGGCGGGTTCTTCGGGGCGCTGCCGGGCACCGGCTCGACCATCTCGTCCTTTCTCAGCTATGCGATGGAGCGGCGCGTCGCCCGCCGGCCCGAACGCTTCGGCAAGGGCGCGATCGAGGGCATCGCCGGGCCCGAGGCCGCCAACAACTCGGCCTCGATCACCGCCTTCGTGCCGACCCTGACCCTGGGCATCCCCGGCGATCCGATCATGGCCCTGATGCTGGGCGCGCTGGTCATCCACGGCATCCAGCCGGGCCCGATGATGCTGGAGGCCAATCCTGGCATGTTCTGGGGGCTGGTCGTCAGCTTCGGCATCGGCAACCTGTTCCTGCTGGTCCTGAACCTGCCGTTGATCGGGATCTGGGTGGCGATGCTGCGCATCCCGTTCCGCTGGCTTTATCCCGCGATCATCGTCTTCGTCTGCCTGGGGGTCTATTCCGTGCGCGGATCGACCTTCGACATCGTCATGGTCGCGGGCATCGGCGCCATCGGCTATGCGCTGTCGGTGGCGGCCTTCAGCCCGGCGCTGCTGCTGCTGGGCTTCGTGCTGGGTCCGCTGATCGAGACGAACCTGCGCCGCGCGATGCTGATCTCGCGCGGGGATCCGATGATCTTCTTGGAGCGCCCGGTCGCCTGCGGCTTCGTCATCGCCACGCTGGCATTGCTGGCCCTGCCGCTGGTGGGGATGATCCGGGCGCGGCGGGCGGCGCGGGCCTGA
- a CDS encoding gamma carbonic anhydrase family protein, whose translation MSLYALDDHRPELAPDGSCWIAPGAHVIGRVRLGADVGIWFGAVLRGDNELLDIGAGTNVQDQVMIHSDAGFPVTIGRGVTIGHRAIVHGCTIGENSLIGMGAIVLNGARIGRDCLIGAGALIPEGREIPDGSLVMGTPGKVVRALDQATIDKLRRSAAGYVANRQRFQDRLTPIG comes from the coding sequence ATGAGCCTGTACGCACTGGACGACCACCGCCCCGAACTGGCCCCCGACGGGTCCTGCTGGATCGCGCCCGGCGCGCATGTGATCGGACGGGTCCGGCTTGGCGCCGATGTCGGCATCTGGTTCGGCGCCGTGCTGCGCGGCGACAACGAGCTTCTGGACATCGGCGCGGGCACCAATGTGCAGGACCAGGTGATGATCCATTCCGACGCGGGCTTTCCGGTCACCATCGGGCGCGGCGTGACCATCGGGCACCGCGCCATCGTGCATGGCTGCACCATCGGCGAGAACAGCCTGATCGGCATGGGGGCCATCGTGCTCAATGGCGCACGGATCGGGCGGGACTGCCTGATCGGGGCCGGCGCGCTGATCCCCGAGGGGCGCGAGATCCCCGACGGCTCGCTGGTGATGGGCACGCCCGGCAAGGTCGTGCGCGCGCTGGACCAGGCCACCATCGACAAGCTGCGCCGGTCGGCCGCGGGCTATGTCGCCAACCGGCAAAGGTTCCAGGACCGGCTGACCCCGATCGGCTGA
- a CDS encoding Bug family tripartite tricarboxylate transporter substrate binding protein: MTDRHRHLVRAALLGGSLIATAAHAQDWPSEPVHVFVGFPAGSSPDTIARLVAEPLAEALGQPVVVENRPGAGGVIGVQQMLARGQDDYSFGITINGPLTTAARLIPDLGYDPQADIAPVGLIATSPLVLAVAADFPADSAEAFVEAARAEPEAISYGSVGEGSGAHLTAELFAGAAGVELFHIPFQSYAEVTTSILGGEIDSGFMAPSAALPQVQAGTMKMLGITSAEPFAQVPDVPVLAGQAGLPEDFRAELWNAFIAPAGTDPAIVARLNEELGRILQDPTVTERLLAMGWQVQPGTPEDLAQRIADDTALWGGVIDVLPAAN, encoded by the coding sequence ATGACCGACCGCCACCGCCATCTTGTCCGTGCCGCCCTGCTGGGGGGATCGCTGATCGCGACCGCAGCCCATGCGCAGGACTGGCCGTCCGAGCCGGTCCATGTCTTCGTGGGCTTTCCGGCGGGCTCGTCGCCCGACACCATCGCGCGGCTGGTGGCCGAGCCCTTGGCCGAGGCGCTTGGCCAGCCGGTCGTGGTCGAGAACCGGCCCGGCGCCGGGGGCGTGATCGGCGTCCAGCAGATGCTGGCGCGGGGTCAGGACGACTACAGCTTCGGCATCACCATCAACGGCCCGCTGACGACCGCGGCGCGGCTGATCCCGGATCTGGGCTATGACCCGCAGGCCGACATCGCCCCGGTCGGGCTGATCGCCACCAGCCCGCTGGTCCTGGCCGTCGCCGCCGACTTCCCCGCCGACAGCGCCGAGGCCTTCGTCGAGGCCGCGCGCGCCGAGCCCGAGGCGATCAGCTATGGCTCGGTCGGCGAGGGGTCGGGCGCGCATCTGACGGCGGAACTGTTCGCCGGGGCGGCGGGGGTCGAGCTGTTCCACATCCCCTTCCAGAGCTATGCCGAGGTCACCACCTCGATCCTGGGCGGAGAGATCGACAGCGGCTTCATGGCCCCCTCGGCCGCGCTGCCGCAGGTGCAGGCGGGCACGATGAAGATGCTGGGCATCACCTCGGCCGAACCCTTCGCGCAGGTGCCCGACGTGCCGGTGCTGGCCGGACAGGCGGGGCTGCCCGAGGACTTCCGGGCCGAGCTGTGGAACGCCTTCATCGCCCCCGCCGGAACCGATCCCGCCATCGTCGCGCGCCTGAACGAGGAGCTGGGCCGCATCCTGCAGGATCCCACCGTGACCGAGCGGCTGCTGGCCATGGGCTGGCAGGTCCAGCCCGGCACGCCCGAGGATCTGGCGCAGCGCATCGCGGACGACACCGCGTTGTGGGGCGGCGTGATCGACGTCCTGCCAGCGGCGAACTGA
- a CDS encoding DMT family transporter, with translation MASSSDHPRPRAARSPQDRANLVGAAWMIAAMALFSVEDAFVKGATDTLPVGQVLILFGLGGALAFALKARLSGERLVTRDVASRPMRIRVVFEIVGRLFYVLALALIPLSAATVILQATPIVVVATAALLFREKVGWRRWIAIATGMGGVLVILRPGTEGFSMLSILAVIGMLGFAGRDLASRAAPLSLGTAVLGFYGFLAIVAAGVIFSIWDGAGLVRPGLWAWAFVAGAVASGVLAYSCLMKAMRTGDVSAVTPFRYVRLLFGLALGVGLFGETIDFWTWIGSGMILLSGLFVMWRTRPQKRMPPQPQGPA, from the coding sequence ATGGCGTCGTCCTCCGACCACCCCCGGCCCCGCGCGGCACGATCGCCGCAGGACCGCGCGAACCTTGTCGGTGCGGCCTGGATGATTGCGGCCATGGCGCTGTTCTCGGTCGAGGATGCCTTCGTCAAGGGCGCGACCGACACGCTGCCCGTGGGGCAGGTGCTGATCCTGTTCGGCCTGGGCGGCGCGCTGGCCTTCGCCCTGAAGGCGCGGCTGTCGGGCGAGCGACTGGTGACGCGCGACGTGGCCTCGCGCCCCATGCGCATCCGCGTGGTCTTCGAGATCGTGGGGCGGCTGTTCTACGTGCTGGCGCTGGCGCTGATCCCGCTGTCGGCGGCGACGGTGATCCTGCAGGCGACGCCCATCGTCGTCGTGGCCACCGCAGCGCTTCTGTTCCGCGAGAAGGTCGGCTGGCGCCGCTGGATCGCCATCGCGACGGGCATGGGCGGCGTGCTGGTCATCCTGCGCCCCGGCACCGAGGGGTTCTCGATGCTGTCGATCCTGGCGGTGATCGGCATGCTGGGCTTTGCGGGGCGGGATCTGGCCAGCCGCGCCGCGCCCCTGTCGCTCGGGACGGCGGTGCTGGGTTTCTACGGCTTCCTGGCCATCGTGGCGGCGGGCGTGATCTTCTCGATCTGGGACGGGGCGGGGCTTGTGCGGCCCGGGCTATGGGCCTGGGCCTTCGTGGCGGGCGCGGTCGCCAGCGGGGTGCTGGCCTATTCCTGCCTGATGAAGGCGATGCGCACCGGCGACGTCTCTGCCGTGACGCCCTTCCGCTATGTCCGGCTGCTGTTCGGTCTGGCTCTGGGCGTCGGTCTGTTCGGAGAGACCATCGATTTCTGGACCTGGATCGGGTCGGGCATGATCCTGCTGTCGGGCCTCTTCGTCATGTGGCGCACGCGGCCCCAGAAGAGGATGCCCCCGCAGCCGCAGGGACCGGCCTGA